The proteins below are encoded in one region of Arenibacter algicola:
- a CDS encoding helix-turn-helix transcriptional regulator codes for MDNFLILERLDRLERLLIANKEVLTFEETCDYTGISRSYLYKLTASGNIPHSKPNGKMLFFEKAKLNAWLLQNGRKSKSEIQTEALNYTFKNKRR; via the coding sequence ATGGACAATTTTTTAATCCTTGAACGATTGGATCGTTTGGAACGGCTTTTAATAGCCAATAAGGAAGTACTCACCTTTGAGGAAACCTGTGACTATACCGGAATATCGAGAAGCTATCTGTACAAACTGACAGCCTCGGGAAACATCCCGCATTCAAAACCCAATGGCAAGATGCTGTTTTTTGAAAAGGCCAAACTCAACGCTTGGCTTCTTCAGAATGGCAGGAAGTCAAAATCGGAAATCCAGACCGAAGCCCTCAACTACACTTTTAAAAATAAGCGCAGATGA
- a CDS encoding relaxase/mobilization nuclease domain-containing protein encodes MGKSISHTGASMGYGWNEEKNAKVVYREHLAGDNPMEITQEFKIIQSQNHRCTKNTLSFVLSPTIEDGQELKEKDLKEITERFIKEMKLQERQGIAFVHQDKSHRHIHLYVNRIDFDGKAYKDNYIGKRSQQAAEKVAKQMGLTTVREVQQEKLNEIKNVRQEIKQIHEKIISEMRPQDFNQYIKYMKQNDVKVIPSISKSNQLRGFRFEYMGQNLKGSEVHRSMSMGRIAERIGFDKYVAQKLAKENTVAMLGKTVGLSPNLAATITKRAIKIAVKKSIGLGMEI; translated from the coding sequence ATGGGAAAATCCATATCGCATACTGGAGCCTCCATGGGTTATGGGTGGAACGAGGAGAAAAATGCCAAAGTGGTCTATCGTGAACATTTGGCAGGGGACAACCCCATGGAGATTACACAGGAATTTAAAATCATTCAATCACAAAATCATCGATGCACAAAGAACACGTTGAGTTTCGTCCTTAGTCCCACAATAGAAGATGGACAGGAATTAAAAGAAAAGGATCTGAAGGAAATTACGGAAAGGTTTATTAAAGAAATGAAACTACAGGAACGACAGGGGATTGCTTTTGTACATCAAGATAAAAGCCATCGGCATATTCATTTATATGTAAACCGTATCGATTTTGACGGTAAAGCATATAAAGACAACTATATCGGGAAACGAAGCCAACAGGCCGCCGAAAAGGTTGCCAAACAAATGGGATTGACCACGGTAAGGGAAGTACAACAGGAAAAATTGAATGAAATCAAAAATGTACGACAGGAAATAAAGCAAATCCATGAAAAGATTATTTCCGAAATGAGGCCTCAGGATTTTAATCAGTACATCAAATACATGAAACAAAACGATGTAAAGGTCATTCCAAGCATCAGCAAATCGAATCAGTTACGGGGTTTCCGATTTGAATACATGGGCCAAAATCTGAAAGGAAGTGAGGTACATCGTTCGATGTCAATGGGGCGAATAGCGGAGCGAATCGGGTTTGATAAATATGTTGCCCAAAAACTAGCCAAAGAAAACACGGTAGCAATGCTAGGAAAGACCGTAGGCTTATCGCCCAACTTGGCCGCTACAATCACTAAAAGGGCAATTAAGATAGCCGTTAAGAAATCAATAGGATTAGGAATGGAAATATAA
- the mbpA gene encoding mobilization protein MbpA, whose amino-acid sequence MKKEFVQFRCSIYEKKLLKIKAKKSGLSISEYCRRAAFDHRIVERFSDEQIDVYKLLVQYQVNFKRIGNMYRKRNPKLADEVVQLANDIRKHLYNFKK is encoded by the coding sequence GTGAAAAAGGAGTTCGTACAATTTCGATGTTCCATTTATGAAAAGAAGCTCTTGAAAATCAAAGCCAAAAAGAGCGGACTTTCCATAAGTGAATATTGTCGACGTGCTGCCTTTGACCATCGGATTGTCGAACGGTTTTCCGATGAACAAATCGATGTATACAAATTACTGGTTCAGTATCAGGTCAACTTTAAACGTATCGGGAATATGTACCGAAAACGCAATCCGAAATTGGCAGATGAAGTGGTTCAGTTGGCAAATGACATACGGAAACATCTTTACAATTTCAAGAAATGA
- a CDS encoding NUDIX hydrolase, whose amino-acid sequence MQKTILNPQDFVKQVTIDCVIFGFENGQLKVLISKINFKGAFHAIITGFVKDNEDVEKAAERVVFERTGLKDIYLEQFKVFGKVDRHRKEFIDELIQINNLESTAEISDYEWFTKRHISICFYALLDINMVNLELTEIDESLTWYNIHEVPSLIMDNNEILSEAHKSLLDDINNKFTAFNLLPEKFTMRDVQVIYETIFEREYVRTNFQKKILEMDVLERLEKKFTGAANKAPYLYKMKET is encoded by the coding sequence ATGCAAAAAACTATTTTAAATCCGCAAGATTTCGTAAAACAGGTAACAATAGATTGTGTCATCTTTGGCTTTGAAAATGGACAGTTGAAGGTTTTGATATCCAAAATCAATTTTAAAGGAGCTTTTCATGCAATTATTACGGGGTTTGTCAAAGACAACGAAGATGTGGAAAAGGCGGCCGAGAGAGTGGTTTTTGAAAGAACTGGCCTAAAGGATATTTATTTGGAACAGTTTAAAGTCTTTGGTAAGGTCGACAGGCATCGAAAGGAATTTATCGATGAGCTGATTCAAATAAATAACCTGGAATCTACTGCCGAGATTAGTGACTATGAATGGTTTACAAAGCGGCATATTTCTATTTGCTTTTACGCCCTATTGGATATTAACATGGTGAATTTAGAACTTACAGAAATTGATGAATCACTAACCTGGTACAATATTCACGAGGTTCCGTCACTGATAATGGATAATAACGAGATATTGTCAGAAGCCCATAAAAGTCTATTGGATGACATCAATAACAAATTCACCGCTTTTAATCTATTACCCGAAAAATTCACTATGCGAGATGTGCAGGTCATCTACGAAACCATTTTTGAGAGGGAATATGTGCGGACCAATTTCCAAAAGAAAATTTTGGAAATGGATGTTTTGGAGCGACTGGAGAAAAAGTTTACCGGTGCCGCCAACAAAGCCCCTTATTTATACAAAATGAAAGAAACCTGA
- a CDS encoding toprim domain-containing protein has protein sequence MKKEEISWKKARAVCIVKTMAKAGHFPRRETKKEAWFLSPFRPETHASFKVSKIKNLWFDHGSGFGGNTPDLVVRLYDCRLLDALDFLSDIPPSFSFHPQPFEPPKNDGLIIKSARPIWHYGLKVYLEQRNITLQTANKYCKEVHHSRKGNHYFGIGLQNDSGGWELRNMYYKSSSCPKDITYFSNGCMQLVVTEGMFDFLTVTNFCHHNMSFLILNSLSFIKRAMKHIERFNHVELYLDNDKVGKEATEWLMQNHKGCVDKSYLYSDYKDVSEMSIRRNRNEGR, from the coding sequence ATGAAAAAGGAAGAAATAAGCTGGAAAAAAGCCCGTGCCGTTTGTATCGTAAAAACGATGGCAAAGGCAGGGCACTTTCCCCGCAGGGAGACGAAGAAAGAAGCTTGGTTTCTAAGTCCGTTCCGACCTGAAACCCATGCCTCTTTCAAGGTATCGAAAATCAAGAACCTTTGGTTCGACCATGGGTCGGGTTTTGGTGGGAACACCCCAGATCTGGTCGTTCGGCTTTACGACTGCCGTTTGCTGGATGCGCTTGACTTCCTTTCGGACATACCACCCTCTTTTTCTTTTCACCCGCAACCTTTTGAGCCACCTAAGAACGATGGTCTGATTATCAAAAGTGCCCGCCCTATTTGGCACTATGGACTTAAAGTTTACCTAGAGCAGCGGAACATAACCCTGCAAACCGCGAATAAATATTGTAAGGAAGTCCATCATTCCCGCAAGGGAAACCACTACTTCGGTATCGGACTACAAAACGATTCCGGTGGTTGGGAACTTCGCAACATGTATTACAAGAGTTCCTCCTGTCCAAAGGACATTACCTATTTTTCAAACGGATGTATGCAGTTGGTGGTAACGGAAGGAATGTTCGATTTTTTGACGGTCACTAACTTCTGTCACCATAACATGTCCTTTCTCATTTTAAACTCACTGTCTTTTATAAAAAGAGCAATGAAACATATCGAACGGTTCAATCATGTTGAACTATATCTCGACAATGATAAAGTGGGAAAAGAAGCTACAGAATGGTTGATGCAAAACCATAAAGGATGTGTCGATAAATCCTATTTATATAGTGATTACAAAGATGTAAGTGAGATGAGTATAAGGAGAAATAGAAATGAAGGAAGGTAG
- a CDS encoding GNAT family N-acetyltransferase produces MIEIIRTNSQNPKFKNLVQSLNKDLANRDGGTHALSQFNSIAYLKHVVLALQKDKAIGCGAISKYDDLSTEIKRMYVSPEVRGQRIGEKILLELENWSRELGISKCILFTGSKQPEANKLYQRNGYSIISNYGKLKDIPDCHCFAKFL; encoded by the coding sequence ATGATAGAGATTATAAGAACCAATTCTCAAAATCCCAAATTTAAAAATCTAGTACAATCACTCAATAAAGATCTTGCAAATAGAGATGGAGGAACTCATGCGTTATCTCAATTTAATTCTATTGCCTATTTAAAACATGTAGTTTTGGCTTTACAAAAAGACAAGGCGATTGGCTGTGGAGCTATCTCGAAATATGATGATCTTTCTACAGAAATCAAAAGAATGTATGTCTCTCCAGAAGTTAGAGGTCAAAGAATCGGAGAGAAAATTTTATTGGAATTAGAAAATTGGTCCAGAGAATTGGGCATAAGCAAATGCATACTCTTTACAGGCTCTAAACAACCAGAGGCAAATAAACTTTATCAGAGAAATGGTTATAGTATAATTAGTAATTATGGTAAACTAAAAGACATTCCTGATTGTCACTGTTTTGCAAAATTTTTATAG
- a CDS encoding DUF6730 family protein produces MAKLDEIAELITEEIKEFENSVSRLEEMQAFLMNYKIKPDTTDIDFILRRYNDDQQRAIEDQHKLMANVVYYINKSMTIPKWSIKLFAGLLVSIILVLGFSVYKVSRISDIKLEAYGQGEEKALGHFRSFFEASPEASALYQEWRHPQSKK; encoded by the coding sequence ATGGCAAAATTAGATGAAATAGCAGAATTGATAACCGAAGAAATCAAGGAATTCGAAAACTCGGTAAGTCGTTTGGAAGAGATGCAAGCTTTTTTGATGAACTACAAAATCAAGCCCGACACCACGGACATTGACTTTATCTTAAGACGATATAATGACGACCAACAGAGAGCCATCGAAGACCAACACAAACTGATGGCGAACGTGGTTTACTACATTAATAAGTCCATGACTATTCCGAAATGGTCGATAAAGTTGTTCGCGGGGTTACTGGTCAGTATCATTTTGGTATTGGGATTTTCAGTTTATAAGGTTTCACGAATCTCAGATATAAAACTGGAAGCTTATGGACAGGGAGAAGAAAAAGCGTTAGGGCATTTCAGGTCTTTCTTCGAGGCCAGCCCAGAGGCAAGCGCTCTCTATCAAGAATGGCGACATCCCCAAAGCAAAAAGTAG